The following proteins are co-located in the Hydrogenimonas thermophila genome:
- the mntA gene encoding type VII toxin-antitoxin system MntA family adenylyltransferase antitoxin → MNQVLNSEVLKRVLKEYAGRNQNIVFGYLFGSYATNSQTQMSDVDIAVYLRDNSFNEVLQINYELSKLLEKDVDLIVLNDVKNIYLLEAILKDGKVIKDNDLRFDFEIIKEHEILDFKENRKYIDAAA, encoded by the coding sequence ATGAATCAAGTATTAAATAGTGAAGTTTTAAAAAGAGTACTAAAAGAGTATGCAGGTAGAAATCAAAATATAGTATTTGGATATCTATTTGGCTCATATGCAACCAATAGCCAGACGCAAATGAGTGATGTTGATATTGCAGTCTATCTTAGAGATAACAGTTTTAATGAAGTATTGCAAATAAATTATGAATTATCTAAACTATTAGAAAAAGATGTTGATTTAATAGTATTAAATGATGTAAAAAATATATATCTTTTAGAAGCTATTTTAAAAGATGGGAAAGTTATAAAAGATAATGACTTAAGATTTGACTTTGAGATCATAAAAGAGCATGAAATTTTAGATTTCAAAGAAAATAGGAAATATATAGATGCTGCAGCATAA
- the gmhB gene encoding D-glycero-beta-D-manno-heptose 1,7-bisphosphate 7-phosphatase, with product MKKALFLDRDGVINIDHGYVGKIEDFEFVDGILDFIKSAQKKGYLPIVVTNQSGIGRGYYSLEDFEKLTDWMLKKMRQAGIQIDRSHVFHCPHSPDAGCNCRKPMPGMLLEAKKRFNIDMKNSWMIGDKPSDIEAAKNAGVGNTYLTEKNRKLELKELHGF from the coding sequence GTGAAAAAAGCACTTTTTTTGGATCGAGATGGGGTCATAAATATTGACCACGGGTATGTTGGTAAAATCGAGGATTTCGAGTTTGTAGATGGGATTTTGGATTTTATCAAAAGTGCTCAAAAAAAAGGGTATTTGCCTATTGTAGTAACAAATCAGTCAGGTATTGGGCGTGGTTACTATAGTCTAGAAGATTTTGAAAAGTTAACTGACTGGATGCTTAAGAAGATGCGTCAGGCAGGAATTCAGATAGACCGCTCTCACGTTTTTCACTGCCCACACTCTCCAGATGCCGGATGCAATTGCCGAAAACCTATGCCAGGAATGCTACTTGAAGCAAAAAAACGTTTTAATATAGATATGAAAAACTCTTGGATGATAGGCGATAAGCCAAGTGATATAGAAGCAGCAAAAAATGCCGGTGTAGGAAACACCTATTTAACTGAAAAAAATAGAAAACTTGAGTTGAAGGAACTACATGGATTTTAA
- a CDS encoding HD domain-containing protein encodes MLNPRFLYLLFSTANIDRWNDQIRPVDFVELDKQAHKMIIAWLLGRIEEVENGIEIDWQKLIDYGVCEFMYRAVVTDLKPPVFHHLIKHKKKELDAYVKKEIFDIIDEKLKEKFNVYINSNENEIERRILHAAHFLASRWEFEIIYNFHPNAVGVREIKEKIDSEVEDFLDLTGVRRLELGVKSKSFLETCAMLRFQKRWSKTPRIPQTSVLGHMLFVAVTTYLLSLEYGACNKKLANNFFTALFHDIAESLTRDIISPVKYGVEGLDELLNEYEQNILEERLLPLLPRYLRDEMRYFVTDEFKNKIKISGELKTIKDIKLMRSEYNKDEFNGIDGSLIKVADHIGAFIEATASIKNGIAPKELIKAKDSLLKKYEGFMIFGLDVGKLLNGLESE; translated from the coding sequence ATGCTCAATCCAAGATTCCTATACCTACTCTTTTCAACAGCAAACATAGACCGGTGGAATGATCAGATAAGACCTGTTGACTTTGTAGAGCTTGACAAACAGGCTCATAAAATGATTATTGCCTGGTTACTAGGACGCATCGAAGAGGTTGAGAATGGTATAGAGATTGACTGGCAAAAGCTAATTGATTACGGTGTATGCGAATTTATGTACCGTGCAGTTGTTACAGACCTTAAACCGCCTGTTTTTCACCATCTGATAAAACATAAGAAAAAAGAGCTTGATGCCTATGTAAAAAAAGAGATTTTTGACATTATAGATGAAAAGTTAAAAGAGAAGTTCAATGTTTACATAAACTCTAATGAAAATGAGATAGAAAGACGCATTCTTCACGCTGCACACTTTTTAGCAAGTAGATGGGAGTTTGAGATTATCTATAACTTCCATCCAAATGCAGTAGGTGTAAGAGAGATAAAAGAGAAGATTGATTCTGAAGTTGAGGATTTTTTAGACCTTACAGGTGTTAGACGGCTTGAACTTGGCGTAAAAAGTAAAAGCTTCCTTGAAACCTGTGCAATGCTTAGATTTCAAAAGAGATGGTCAAAGACACCAAGAATTCCTCAAACTTCAGTACTTGGACATATGCTCTTTGTAGCAGTTACAACATACCTTTTAAGCCTTGAATATGGAGCTTGCAATAAAAAGCTTGCTAATAATTTCTTTACAGCTCTATTTCACGATATAGCAGAATCTCTTACAAGAGATATCATCTCTCCTGTTAAGTATGGAGTTGAGGGTCTTGATGAACTTTTAAATGAGTATGAGCAAAATATTTTGGAAGAGAGACTGCTACCTCTTCTTCCACGATACCTCAGAGATGAGATGAGATACTTTGTTACAGATGAGTTTAAAAACAAGATTAAGATAAGTGGAGAGCTTAAAACTATTAAAGATATCAAACTTATGAGAAGTGAATATAACAAAGATGAGTTTAATGGTATTGATGGATCTTTGATCAAAGTTGCAGATCACATAGGTGCTTTCATAGAGGCTACAGCATCCATCAAAAATGGAATTGCTCCAAAAGAGTTGATAAAAGCAAAAGATAGTCTGCTTAAAAAGTATGAAGGGTTTATGATTTTTGGCTTAGATGTTGGAAAGTTGCTAAATGGACTAGAGAGTGAGTAA
- the rfaE1 gene encoding D-glycero-beta-D-manno-heptose-7-phosphate kinase, translated as MRKYQSLKPSVLVVGDLMIDHYLWGRTERISPEAPVPVIDVQSESEVLGGAGNVVNNLIALGADVTVASAIGKDENGKRLTKMLKSLGVNTDALIAEPKRRTTRKSRVIASHQQVVRFDSETRQDITKESEDKILAAIQKKLLVTDVILLSDYGKGVLSDRLTRQIIQMARASNIKVLVDPKGKDYSKYSGATLVTPNKKEASEATGINIVDDESLQRAGFKLKNELNLDMAMITLSEEGMAIFDDSFRKFPTVAREVYDVTGAGDTVLSTLGFVLATGGDIDEAAKIANAAAAVVVGKLGSATCSWDEIIAYETTLHESTTEHRIKSREDLSLTIKRLKSEGKKIVFTNGCFDILHLGHVKYLETAKSFGDVLIVGVNSDASVKRLKGESRPVNPEYDRAYLLAALDAVDFVTIFDEDTPYELIKVVEPDILVKGGDYKGKEVVGSDIAKEVRLVDFVDGKSTTSIIKRVKTKR; from the coding sequence ATGCGTAAATACCAGAGTTTAAAACCTTCCGTGCTTGTAGTAGGTGATTTGATGATCGATCACTACCTTTGGGGTAGAACAGAACGCATCTCTCCTGAGGCTCCTGTTCCTGTTATTGATGTTCAAAGTGAGAGTGAAGTGTTGGGCGGAGCAGGAAATGTTGTTAATAATCTCATAGCTTTGGGTGCAGATGTAACTGTCGCTTCAGCCATAGGTAAAGATGAGAATGGCAAACGTCTTACTAAAATGCTTAAATCTTTGGGAGTTAATACTGATGCGCTTATAGCTGAGCCTAAGAGAAGAACAACCCGTAAGAGCAGAGTAATAGCATCTCATCAGCAAGTAGTCAGGTTTGATAGTGAAACAAGACAAGATATTACTAAAGAGAGTGAAGACAAGATCTTAGCTGCTATTCAAAAAAAGCTTCTTGTGACTGATGTCATCTTGCTTTCTGATTATGGTAAAGGTGTTTTAAGTGATCGTTTAACTAGACAAATCATACAGATGGCAAGAGCAAGTAATATTAAGGTACTTGTCGATCCTAAAGGAAAAGATTACTCAAAATATAGCGGTGCCACTCTTGTAACTCCAAATAAAAAAGAGGCTAGTGAAGCTACCGGTATAAATATAGTCGATGATGAATCACTACAAAGAGCTGGTTTTAAACTCAAAAATGAGCTAAATTTAGATATGGCTATGATCACACTCTCTGAAGAGGGTATGGCTATATTTGATGATAGCTTTAGAAAATTTCCTACTGTTGCAAGAGAGGTTTATGATGTAACAGGAGCAGGAGATACTGTGCTTTCAACTCTTGGATTTGTACTTGCAACAGGCGGAGATATAGATGAAGCAGCTAAAATCGCCAATGCCGCCGCCGCTGTAGTTGTAGGTAAACTTGGAAGTGCTACCTGCTCTTGGGATGAGATCATAGCTTATGAAACAACCCTGCACGAATCTACTACAGAACATCGCATAAAGAGTCGTGAAGATTTAAGTTTAACTATAAAACGTCTTAAAAGTGAAGGAAAAAAGATAGTATTTACAAATGGATGTTTTGATATTTTGCATCTTGGACACGTGAAATATCTTGAGACCGCAAAAAGTTTTGGAGATGTTTTAATAGTAGGAGTAAACTCAGATGCTTCTGTTAAACGTTTAAAAGGTGAGAGCCGTCCTGTAAATCCTGAGTATGACAGAGCCTACCTTTTAGCGGCTCTTGATGCAGTCGATTTTGTAACTATCTTTGATGAAGATACCCCTTATGAACTCATAAAAGTAGTTGAGCCAGATATTCTTGTAAAAGGCGGTGACTATAAAGGTAAAGAGGTAGTTGGCAGTGATATAGCAAAAGAGGTTAGGCTTGTAGATTTTGTAGATGGAAAAAGCACAACAAGCATCATAAAAAGAGTAAAAACAAAAAGGTAG
- the rfaD gene encoding ADP-glyceromanno-heptose 6-epimerase, which translates to MDFNGKTVLITGGAGFIGSNLAFYFQENFPDAKVVVFDIFRTGETFSNGNLKSFGHYKNLKGFTGEIIAGDITKKEDLERLRDFKFDYIFHEAAISDTTVYDQKIMIDTNLNAFKDLLKMAKEMGSAMVYASSGATYGNAPAPQTVGCEDPANIYGFSKLAMDHLAYDWMKKTDLPIVGLRYFNVYGPREFFKNKTASMVLQFGHQILSGKSPRLFEGSDKILRDFIYIDDVIQANIKACNPKKSGVYNVGTGKARSFQDIVDILQKELGTNLPCEYIPNPYVGQYQFFTQADIEPTREFLGYEPEVTLEEGIRRYLPEIKRLFKEEVNA; encoded by the coding sequence ATGGATTTTAACGGTAAAACAGTACTTATTACAGGTGGTGCAGGGTTTATAGGTTCAAATTTAGCTTTTTACTTTCAGGAGAATTTTCCTGATGCTAAAGTAGTGGTTTTTGACATTTTTCGTACAGGTGAGACATTTTCCAATGGAAATCTAAAAAGCTTTGGACACTATAAAAACTTAAAAGGTTTTACCGGAGAGATCATTGCTGGGGACATTACCAAAAAAGAGGATCTTGAAAGACTTAGAGATTTTAAATTTGACTACATTTTTCACGAAGCAGCCATAAGCGATACAACAGTTTATGATCAAAAGATAATGATAGATACAAACCTAAATGCCTTTAAAGATCTTTTGAAAATGGCAAAAGAGATGGGCTCTGCAATGGTCTATGCTAGTTCAGGTGCAACTTATGGAAATGCTCCTGCTCCGCAAACAGTTGGGTGTGAAGATCCGGCAAATATTTATGGGTTCAGTAAACTTGCTATGGATCATTTAGCTTATGATTGGATGAAAAAAACAGATTTGCCTATTGTTGGGCTTAGATACTTCAATGTTTACGGTCCGCGTGAATTTTTTAAAAACAAAACTGCTTCTATGGTTCTTCAATTTGGTCATCAGATCTTATCTGGTAAAAGCCCTAGACTCTTTGAAGGCTCAGATAAAATTTTGCGTGACTTCATCTATATTGATGATGTAATTCAGGCTAACATTAAAGCTTGTAATCCTAAAAAGAGCGGTGTTTACAATGTAGGAACCGGTAAAGCCAGAAGTTTTCAAGATATTGTAGATATTTTGCAAAAAGAGCTTGGTACAAATCTTCCTTGTGAATACATTCCAAACCCTTACGTAGGGCAGTATCAATTCTTTACTCAAGCAGACATTGAGCCGACAAGAGAGTTTTTAGGGTATGAGCCTGAAGTTACTCTTGAAGAGGGGATAAGAAGATATTTGCCTGAAATTAAGCGTCTGTTTAAAGAGGAAGTAAATGCGTAA
- the ccoS gene encoding cbb3-type cytochrome oxidase assembly protein CcoS, protein MSSDILAMMLGVSTLLGAFGLFALLWGHKSGQFEDKHKFLDAALYDGEEELKDAVMMEKKREELERKRKKDESSIK, encoded by the coding sequence TTGAGTTCAGATATTTTAGCGATGATGCTCGGTGTCTCAACACTGCTTGGGGCATTTGGGCTTTTTGCCTTGCTATGGGGACATAAAAGCGGTCAGTTTGAAGATAAACACAAGTTTCTTGACGCTGCTCTCTATGATGGCGAAGAGGAGCTTAAAGATGCCGTTATGATGGAGAAGAAAAGAGAAGAGTTGGAGCGTAAACGCAAAAAAGATGAATCAAGTATTAAATAG
- the glnA gene encoding type I glutamate--ammonia ligase yields the protein MGKFVNNVDEFYKFCEENDVKFVDLRFTDIKGAWHHLTYLLSALDKDMLTNGLPFDGSSIEAWQPINKSDMLLKPDIETAFLDPFTADPTVIVFCDVFDIYKGQLYEKCPRSIAKKALKYLEESGVGDVAYFGPENEFFIFDDVQIKDEINESYYRVDSEEGEWNDPSRNDDFGNIGHRPRTKGGYFPVAPTDSMVDLRAEMMQVLEEVGLEVVLGHHEVAQAQGEIGVKFGTLVEAADNVQKYKYVVRMVAHLNGKTATFMPKPLFGDNGNGMHVHQSIWKDGKNLFYKEGEYGNLSETARHYMGGVLKHAKAVAAFTNATTNSYKRLIPGFEAPSILTYSSQNRSASIRIPYGAGEKATRIETRFPDSSACPYLAFTALLLAGIDGIKNKYEPVGPMDIDLFELSLDEIREKGIQQMPHTLREAVESLIQDNEFLKPVMTDTFLNTYKDYKFETQIWPDESRPTAFEFKSTFSC from the coding sequence ATGGGCAAATTTGTCAATAATGTCGATGAGTTTTACAAATTTTGTGAAGAGAACGATGTCAAATTCGTTGACTTACGTTTTACAGATATAAAAGGTGCTTGGCACCACCTAACTTACCTTCTAAGTGCTTTAGATAAAGATATGTTAACTAATGGTCTTCCATTTGACGGTAGCTCTATTGAAGCTTGGCAGCCAATCAACAAATCTGATATGCTTCTTAAACCAGATATTGAAACAGCTTTCCTAGATCCATTTACTGCTGATCCAACTGTTATTGTATTCTGTGATGTTTTTGATATCTACAAAGGTCAACTTTACGAAAAATGTCCTCGTTCAATTGCAAAAAAAGCTCTAAAATATCTTGAAGAGTCTGGTGTTGGTGATGTTGCATACTTTGGACCTGAAAATGAATTCTTTATTTTTGATGATGTTCAAATTAAAGATGAAATTAATGAGTCTTACTACCGTGTAGATAGTGAAGAGGGTGAGTGGAACGATCCTAGCCGAAATGATGACTTTGGAAACATTGGTCACCGACCAAGAACAAAAGGTGGTTACTTCCCTGTTGCACCAACTGACAGCATGGTAGACTTGCGTGCTGAAATGATGCAAGTTCTTGAAGAGGTAGGTCTTGAAGTTGTTTTAGGTCACCACGAAGTTGCTCAGGCACAAGGTGAAATTGGTGTTAAGTTTGGTACACTTGTTGAGGCAGCAGACAATGTACAAAAATATAAATATGTAGTTAGAATGGTAGCTCACCTAAATGGTAAAACTGCAACATTTATGCCTAAGCCACTCTTTGGAGATAACGGAAACGGAATGCACGTTCACCAGTCTATCTGGAAAGATGGTAAAAACCTATTCTATAAAGAGGGTGAATACGGTAATCTAAGTGAAACTGCACGACACTACATGGGTGGTGTACTTAAACATGCTAAAGCAGTTGCAGCATTCACAAATGCAACAACAAACTCTTACAAGCGTCTAATTCCTGGATTTGAAGCACCTTCTATCCTTACATACTCAAGCCAAAACCGCTCTGCATCTATCCGTATTCCTTATGGAGCAGGTGAAAAAGCTACTCGTATTGAAACTCGTTTCCCTGACAGCTCTGCATGCCCTTATCTTGCATTTACAGCTCTTCTTCTTGCAGGTATTGATGGAATCAAAAATAAATATGAGCCTGTAGGTCCAATGGATATCGATCTATTTGAGCTAAGCTTAGATGAGATCCGTGAAAAAGGTATTCAGCAAATGCCTCATACTCTAAGAGAGGCGGTAGAAAGCTTGATTCAAGATAATGAATTCTTGAAACCAGTTATGACAGATACTTTCCTTAATACATATAAAGATTACAAATTCGAAACTCAAATCTGGCCAGACGAATCTCGCCCAACAGCATTTGAATTCAAATCTACATTCTCTTGCTAA
- the htpG gene encoding molecular chaperone HtpG, with protein MAKHEFQTEVNQLLHLMIHSLYSNKEIFLRELISNASDALDKLEFLKLTDEKYKELNQPSKIVISFDKDKKVLTVSDTGIGMNEEDMVENLGTIAKSGTKQFIENLTGDAKKDSHLIGQFGVGFYSSFMVANKVEVISRKPLEDKAWKWVSEGNGEYEIEETEKENYGTQITLYLRDEAEEFANEWRIKSIVEKYSNHIPFPIYMVNEKGEEEQINKASALWRLSKSELKDEDYKEFYKQISHDSEDPLLWVHTRAEGTLEYYTLFYIPKKAPMDLFRVDYQPGVKLYVKRVFITDEERELLPTYLRFVRGIIDAEDLPLNVSREILQENVILSKIKKASVKKILGELKKLLEKDRKAYEDFFKEMGKALKEGIYSDFENRDKLLDLMLFKSSKRDGYITFKEYKEAMKEGQEKIFYIMGEDENLLRHSPLLEKFKEDDIEVLIFDEEVDAIVMPSVTEYDGTPLENIANVEEEGEVSDEVKEKYASVIAAMKAELGESVKEIRLTKRLKDSPACVVFDKSDPDVTMQQILRQMGQEVPNPKPILEINPDHEIFSKLLILNDESKVRDIAHIVLDQAKMAAGIEVDDIADFNARLNRLIAKAI; from the coding sequence ATGGCGAAACATGAGTTTCAAACAGAAGTGAATCAGTTATTACATTTAATGATTCATTCACTCTATTCTAACAAAGAGATATTCTTACGAGAACTCATCTCTAATGCCAGCGATGCTCTTGACAAACTGGAGTTTTTAAAGCTTACTGATGAGAAATATAAAGAGCTTAATCAGCCTTCTAAAATAGTTATCTCATTTGATAAAGATAAAAAGGTTTTAACTGTCAGTGATACCGGTATTGGTATGAATGAAGAGGATATGGTTGAAAACCTTGGTACTATTGCAAAAAGTGGTACAAAGCAGTTTATTGAAAACCTGACAGGTGATGCAAAAAAAGATAGTCATCTAATCGGTCAGTTTGGTGTTGGTTTCTACTCATCTTTTATGGTTGCCAATAAGGTAGAAGTTATCAGCCGTAAACCTCTTGAAGATAAAGCTTGGAAATGGGTAAGTGAAGGCAATGGTGAATATGAGATAGAAGAGACAGAAAAAGAGAATTATGGTACACAGATAACTCTTTACCTACGTGATGAGGCTGAAGAGTTTGCTAATGAGTGGCGAATCAAATCGATTGTAGAGAAGTATAGCAACCATATTCCTTTCCCTATCTATATGGTAAATGAAAAAGGAGAGGAAGAGCAGATTAACAAAGCTTCTGCATTGTGGCGACTCTCAAAGAGTGAGCTTAAAGATGAAGATTATAAAGAGTTCTATAAGCAGATTAGCCACGATAGTGAAGATCCTCTTCTTTGGGTACATACAAGAGCTGAAGGTACGCTTGAGTATTATACACTCTTTTATATTCCTAAAAAAGCACCGATGGATCTGTTCCGTGTAGATTATCAGCCTGGTGTAAAACTTTATGTTAAACGTGTTTTCATTACAGATGAAGAGCGCGAACTGCTTCCTACATATTTGCGTTTTGTTAGAGGAATCATTGATGCAGAAGATTTGCCTCTTAACGTTAGCCGCGAGATTTTGCAAGAGAATGTAATACTCTCTAAGATCAAAAAGGCTAGTGTTAAAAAGATTTTGGGTGAGCTTAAAAAACTTCTAGAAAAAGATCGCAAGGCTTATGAAGATTTCTTCAAAGAGATGGGTAAAGCTCTTAAAGAGGGAATTTACAGCGACTTTGAAAATAGAGACAAACTACTAGATCTAATGCTCTTTAAGTCAAGTAAACGTGATGGTTATATCACCTTTAAAGAGTACAAAGAGGCTATGAAAGAGGGGCAGGAGAAGATTTTCTATATTATGGGAGAAGATGAAAATCTACTTCGCCACTCACCACTGCTTGAGAAGTTTAAAGAGGATGACATAGAGGTACTCATCTTTGATGAAGAAGTTGATGCTATTGTTATGCCAAGCGTTACAGAGTATGACGGAACACCTCTTGAAAACATTGCCAATGTAGAAGAAGAGGGTGAAGTCAGTGATGAGGTTAAAGAGAAGTATGCTTCAGTAATAGCTGCAATGAAAGCAGAGCTTGGTGAGAGTGTTAAAGAGATTCGTTTAACAAAACGTCTGAAAGATTCACCTGCATGCGTAGTCTTTGATAAGAGTGATCCTGATGTAACAATGCAGCAGATTCTACGTCAAATGGGGCAAGAAGTACCTAACCCTAAACCAATTTTAGAGATCAACCCTGATCACGAAATCTTTAGTAAACTTCTCATACTAAATGATGAGTCTAAAGTACGTGATATTGCTCATATAGTTTTAGATCAAGCTAAAATGGCAGCTGGTATAGAGGTTGATGATATAGCAGATTTTAATGCTAGACTAAACAGATTGATAGCTAAAGCTATTTAA
- the gmhA gene encoding D-sedoheptulose 7-phosphate isomerase — MLTVIERELESHIRTVEAVVDGLKHFIYTAGVIATETLEAGHKILLCGNGGSAADAQHIAAELTGRYKIERKGLPAIALTTDTSALTAIGNDYGYEYVFSRQVEALANEGDMFIGISTSGNSQNVINALKKAKEMGCRTVGLSGKGGGKMNDYCDLNIVVPSDDTARIQEMHIMIGHILCQLIDNEYRE; from the coding sequence ATGTTAACTGTTATAGAAAGAGAGTTAGAATCACATATTCGTACAGTTGAAGCAGTAGTAGATGGGTTAAAACATTTTATATATACAGCAGGAGTCATAGCAACAGAGACACTTGAAGCAGGGCATAAGATTTTGCTTTGCGGTAACGGTGGAAGTGCTGCTGATGCTCAACATATAGCAGCAGAGTTGACAGGACGCTACAAAATAGAGCGAAAAGGACTTCCTGCAATTGCACTTACTACAGATACCTCTGCATTAACAGCCATAGGAAATGATTATGGCTATGAGTATGTCTTCTCAAGACAGGTAGAGGCTCTTGCAAATGAGGGAGATATGTTCATAGGTATCTCAACAAGTGGCAATAGTCAAAATGTCATAAATGCTCTTAAAAAAGCAAAAGAGATGGGGTGCCGTACAGTTGGACTTAGCGGTAAAGGCGGTGGTAAGATGAATGATTATTGTGATTTAAATATTGTTGTTCCATCTGACGATACTGCAAGAATTCAAGAGATGCACATAATGATTGGGCATATCTTGTGTCAGCTTATTGATAATGAGTATAGGGAGTAA